cGTTATACCAGCTTGCTAtcagaattttattttatttgagtgaTACTACATTCAGAGCTGGTGAGACTTGACTCATGTCTATAAATAGTCTATTTTAATTATCAgaaaaaatagttctgttttaaatatttcGAATATATGCAGTATATTTCATGTATGACTTTACATGTGTGATGATATTCATTACTTAATTTATTTCTATGTCGCTGTTACGAACCTAGCTGGCACCTGGTTAAGTGGTTTATAAATCTCGAGCCCAAGCTATATACtaaaaattataattaacacaATTTTATAGGCAAGCCATGCATACTCtaggtaaaaacaaaatgggGAAGTAGATTTACAAGTTAAAGAATAAAGATTATGATGCACACATTTGCCCTCTAATTTTGCACTAGAAGAATGTGGAATTTTCCTTTTACTCAATTTCATAGAGCAGGGTTAACTGCGAAGTAACCTCTGGCCCTGAGACCATTAATATTTCTGGTCATGTGATCATAGGCCAGAGAAAACTCAGGCCAACTTGGAAGCTATGTGTTGTGGGTTCCCTCCTTcacctatatatagttacagtCCTTTCTGTTCACTGACAATTCATTGTAACAAGGATATTAAGTATTCCTATTTCAATAATATTAAAAtgaagaaattgaaaatgtacataaatttgGTAGACATTTTATTCTACAATAATTGTTACATTTCATTCTCTAGCATAAAGTACCAGGTAGTTTGCAGCTATGGCAACGATCGCCGAGCCACAGAATGATGGAAAGGAGTCAATCGTTGATGACTTTATGTACGGTTCAAATGTAGCTTcttcacatgtatatatccgTATGGGTAAGTTATTAAATATACTGTGCCTTTCTGCATGTGAAACATGCATGTTGAAAAAATGGTACCTATATAGTAATAAAAAAAtctgtaatatactgtatttaaTTCCTATTGAAGTAAAATAGAATTCAACCTAAGATGCCTATTCACAAGACTATATAACTATCAGACTTTCAACCAGACTCATGAATATTTGCGATTTACCTGAGAATTGCCCATCTTATTCAcgatcaaaatatttcaatttgtgaaagaaatatgacatttaaaCTGTAAATGCAACTACTGATTTACCCTGTGAAGATTTGTATTTCAGGTTTCCTGCGGAAAGTGTATGGCATTCTCACCACACAGATACTCGTAACTACCATAGTAGCAGCATTGTTCATGCTGAACGAGGGATTGGAAAAGTTTGTAAAGACAAAGTAGGTCACAGTAACAGTTAACACTGATacttatataacatgttaattcttatcaaaatacatgtaaatatctttattgagatagatctatatatataatagtatcatattatatcatcaaACAAGCCCCCTCccccagtgtaaaagtttagtataaAAAAGTTGCAATCTGTGAAGGATTATTTGTAATCTGTTTTAGCTtactattttgaaattgataataCTGCAAAAATGAAGGAAGATGGTTATTTGTGGGGAAGGGCGATTTGCAGATACATAAAGTGTATTAGAACATATGTGTCATAACATGGTAtggttttttggggggtattcatttcatttcaagtaTTTTTACTTGGCATTGTTAACTGTGGTATTCAGGTTAATTGAGCCAAAGCACATGGAAGTATATGAACTTAATTATagaaaaaacatgatttattttctTGGAGGCCATCgttagatattttgtttgtttataccAGAGATGCCTAGTAATGTTTTTCTTTGAGAAAGAACTTTCTCATTAACATACTATTAACAATTATTTTTGATGagaaacagatacatgtattgttatgtaaCATGTTCTGAGTTATTGTTTACTGTAGTTATGTATACATTACTCTgttgttcttttttttgttgataCCGCTATCCAGTCAGTGGATGTTGTTGGTGGCCTTTATTGGGACGATAGGCGTTCTGATGGCCCTGATGGTGAAGAGACAGGAAACGCCAACAAACTACATTCTCCTTGGAATATTTGTAAGAAACATTGCAAACTACATCATGGAATATTCAATTATAACAACTACAGACTATATTAGTCTCAAagtctgtaaacattgataaTGGCTTTGATTATGCTTTTTATGACCCTTTTTATTGGAAGGGAATATAATATGTTGCTCCCGTCCTGTCCTGAATCAATGACATGGCTTGAGAATCCCTTAACAGACTTGGTTCAAATCTACACTAAGTATTATAACAACAATTTCTACACCTGATCACATTCTGGTGGACTTCAAGGTCAAAGCCAAAGGTCACTCTTGACCCCTTCTGAATGGGACACAATATGTCATGTCTGGTTCTTGATTAATGTCAAACCTTGAGAACTTCTCAGTCGATTTGGTTCTTATTtacatcattgttatatcataacGCTATGTTCTTTGCATTGGAGTGCCATGGGCATCCATGTCTTGGACATTTTCTTGCCTAAGTgctatgaaaacaaaatcttctTTCTTtgtaattaaacattaattCCTTGTAGTATGTAAGGCTATTATTGCAGACAAGATGGATTCAAAAGTTTAATAAAAATGTGCTGAAAGGTAATTAAGTAATAAGACATCATTGGGTAGTAACAGGGAATTTTCTCCATCAGTAAGTCTGACATAACTCCCTTGATTCTGAGCATTGGCGCTAGTATAATCCAAATGTTTCTGGTGTTCTATCGATCTGTTAAAAATCTTACATGGGTCGACTAACAtatcagatttaaaaaaaaaacaactaaaatatCAGAAACTTTCGGTAGCGCTAGTGGTGATTAGCAAAGAAATTTGTTCCTAGATTTAGAAATTTGTATGATGTCAATTTCAGACGCTGTTTGAAGCCTATACAGTCGGAGTTGTTGgtatgtaatatttatcatacaaatgttttatttattaaaaattgaGAAAATGATTCAATTAAGAATTATTGGAAAACAAGTCTAAAGATAAGTGTACATTTGAATTTATATTGTGTCACAGTGGACCAGTTATTGTCCATGCTCTGTGGATCTGTGGGAAAGGAAGAGATATAAAATaactatttatttttgattacAGAATGTATTGGATCTTACTTGGCCTTATGATTTTATGATTTCAGTTACGTTTTACCAAGTACACAGTGTCATTGAGGCCTTTGTTTTAACGCTGGCTGTAACCACAGCTCTCACAGCATACACGCTTCAGAGTAAACGGGACTTCAGCTCATGGGGAGCAGGGTATGTACCCTCAACAAAATACTCAGTCCACCTCCTGTATCGTTCCAGCTGTTTTCTTATAAAACTGAATGGTTGacgtaataaaacaaaaaagaatgGATTTCCCTACTATATAAAACCCTGTTTAATACTGCCATACCCCACATCTGTCAACCCTTTTCAAATACAATAGTTTTGTTGCCCTGACCATATCACCATTGTTAGCGTGTTTTGTGATCACCCAGCATGGAAGCATCAGTGATGCGTGTATAATCTACCTGTAGGTAAATTACCCAGAGTAACACAGTAACAACTACTCAGTTCAATTATGTCTGTGTTTTggtgttgtttttacattttacatgtatgtcattttCTTTACCGagaaatgtcacagaaaataatGGATTCACCAAGTAGAAATAGAAAATCTGAGAATATGCAGTTGATAATCTGAACTATTCCTAATGGAGATAActatttattattcattttttcaaaCATCAATGGAGTCCCGCCCAGTTCAGTGTGGAACTCCAGTGGTACACAGCTGATCTCtgtctttttttcattttataattatttgcCGCACTCTGCTCCCAattcatgttacaaaatggtatTTTACAAATATGATTTATGACTGATTTATAAATTCATTGTCCTTAAATGATAGAAATAACAAatcaacagtatacatgtatacacacatataGATGTGCAGCATTTGTCTCGGACATACATATGCTTATTGTAGACCTACAGtttttgtaaatgtatgtgtatgacTGTTGTACTGAACCCCCGTTATATTGCCACCTCCATTATACTGCCACAATTGTCACAGAACAAATGGTGAAGGTATAAAGGGAGGCAGCTATTTTGACTAGCTTCAATAGCACTGTTCTGGTCACTTGAATAGTTGTTTAATGAAATGTAATGtgctaaaaatagaaatgcaATGCTTAgcataatttgatataaatgtactGGCACAATATCAGTTAATCCCATGTCActtaaaatactttttttatgacaatttgaatttgtttttttgttta
Above is a window of Pecten maximus chromosome 7, xPecMax1.1, whole genome shotgun sequence DNA encoding:
- the LOC117331478 gene encoding protein lifeguard 4-like, which translates into the protein MATIAEPQNDGKESIVDDFMYGSNVASSHVYIRMGFLRKVYGILTTQILVTTIVAALFMLNEGLEKFVKTNQWMLLVAFIGTIGVLMALMVKRQETPTNYILLGIFTLFEAYTVGVVVTFYQVHSVIEAFVLTLAVTTALTAYTLQSKRDFSSWGAGLFSALWILIIAGFLQIIFPTAMMDKAIAVAGALVFSLFIIFDTHMMMHKLSAEEYIVAAVNLYLDILNLFLYLLKLFGERRN